A single window of Shewanella sp. Choline-02u-19 DNA harbors:
- a CDS encoding carbohydrate binding family 9 domain-containing protein, whose product MNKATIFATSLLVAISICSLKANAGQESQFNIQIPSLTGNIEVDGEFNEPQWKNAVSTQITIETSPGENITAPVKTEVKLYSTDTSLFLAFTAYDSNPSQIRANLSDRDNVWGDDLVGIKLDTFNDARLAYQFFVNAYGVQIDSIENELTGDESDAWDGIWYSAATRTATGYQVEIELPFRVLNFDNTDQKKWGIELVRFYPRNEQHRISSHKIDRNNSCQLCQFGVMSGMTNLEQGNDLQITPSVVFNRNSQRPHALNSDWDSENNVEPSLDIRWGITPSTLLSATINPDFSQVEADAGQLDINSTFALFYPEKRAFFLDNKDYFDTQLNLLHTRNIVSPDYGLKLTSRVGDHTFATLATNDSTTNFLVPGNLSSDIATIDEKSQNFAGRYRYDVGKELSMGALVTAKTSDSYHNYVTSVDVKYQPTDQDTFTGQYVVSDTQYPLGLSQTLCSNSDCLPETDCDLNDCGINERVLRTNSADAINGDMYLAKYEHETRNWNTVAQYQSVAEDFRADLGFIEKVDFSKLVIGGGYTWYPQDSSFNKIRLSGDWDISHNQAGEKLEQEAEGKLEFEGLWQSYTAFGLTNRQRVGRRHDSASLAVNNNSQMFDETMGWFYANMKPTRTLFLEVDIDYGDSIDFANDQLGTKFLLNPGVSWNVTDSIELDVSHVYRTMDVDDARLFTANLSDLRLSWYIDIHNFIRLSSVYTHIERDPSLYLYSSPNKVQQDLGNEILYGYKLNPQSVFYVGYSDGLKSNDSIDSLMKTEETYFMKMSYAWIL is encoded by the coding sequence ATGAATAAAGCCACTATTTTCGCGACGTCACTGCTTGTCGCTATTTCGATCTGCTCCTTGAAGGCAAACGCCGGACAAGAAAGTCAATTCAATATTCAAATTCCATCGCTCACTGGTAACATTGAGGTAGATGGTGAATTTAATGAGCCACAGTGGAAAAATGCGGTGTCGACTCAAATAACAATCGAAACCAGCCCTGGGGAAAACATTACCGCCCCCGTAAAAACGGAGGTTAAGCTCTACTCAACCGATACCAGCCTATTTCTAGCATTTACTGCCTATGACTCCAACCCCTCTCAGATCAGAGCCAATCTGAGTGATCGTGACAATGTTTGGGGTGATGATTTAGTCGGTATAAAGCTCGATACTTTTAATGATGCTCGATTGGCTTATCAGTTCTTTGTTAACGCCTACGGTGTGCAAATCGACTCGATTGAGAATGAACTCACCGGAGATGAAAGTGATGCTTGGGATGGCATTTGGTATTCTGCTGCAACACGAACAGCAACCGGCTATCAAGTTGAAATTGAACTGCCCTTTAGAGTTCTCAATTTTGATAATACTGACCAGAAAAAGTGGGGCATCGAACTGGTTAGATTTTACCCACGAAATGAGCAGCATCGAATATCAAGCCACAAAATTGACCGAAACAACAGTTGTCAGCTGTGTCAATTTGGGGTGATGAGCGGCATGACGAATCTAGAGCAAGGCAACGATTTACAGATCACTCCATCCGTCGTTTTTAATCGAAATAGCCAGCGTCCACATGCATTAAATAGTGATTGGGACAGTGAAAATAACGTTGAACCTAGTCTAGATATTCGCTGGGGGATCACCCCAAGTACCTTATTAAGTGCAACCATAAACCCTGATTTTTCCCAAGTAGAAGCAGATGCTGGTCAGCTCGATATTAACAGCACTTTTGCACTATTTTATCCAGAGAAGCGTGCCTTTTTCCTCGATAATAAAGATTACTTTGATACGCAATTAAACCTGCTGCATACCCGCAATATTGTCTCCCCCGATTATGGACTCAAACTCACGAGTAGAGTCGGTGACCATACCTTTGCCACACTGGCGACCAACGACAGCACCACTAATTTTCTGGTACCAGGCAACTTAAGCTCTGATATCGCCACTATTGATGAAAAAAGTCAGAACTTTGCTGGCCGTTACCGTTATGACGTCGGTAAGGAGCTGTCAATGGGCGCCTTAGTCACTGCCAAAACCAGTGATAGCTATCATAACTATGTCACCAGTGTTGACGTTAAGTACCAGCCCACAGATCAAGATACATTTACCGGACAATATGTAGTTTCTGATACTCAGTATCCACTGGGGTTGTCACAAACCTTATGCAGTAACAGCGACTGTTTACCGGAAACCGATTGTGATTTAAATGACTGCGGTATTAATGAGCGAGTTTTGCGCACAAATAGTGCCGATGCCATTAATGGTGATATGTATTTAGCAAAGTATGAGCATGAAACCCGCAATTGGAACACTGTAGCGCAGTATCAGTCAGTGGCTGAGGACTTTAGAGCTGACTTAGGCTTTATTGAAAAAGTCGATTTTAGTAAATTAGTCATTGGGGGGGGCTACACCTGGTATCCACAAGACAGCAGCTTCAACAAAATTAGACTCAGTGGAGATTGGGACATTAGCCATAATCAAGCGGGTGAGAAACTAGAACAAGAAGCCGAAGGAAAGCTTGAATTTGAGGGGTTATGGCAAAGCTACACTGCGTTTGGGTTAACGAATCGTCAACGTGTGGGGAGACGCCATGATAGCGCCAGTCTAGCGGTCAATAATAACAGCCAGATGTTTGACGAAACAATGGGCTGGTTCTACGCCAATATGAAACCCACTCGCACATTGTTTCTAGAAGTGGACATTGATTACGGTGATAGTATCGATTTTGCTAATGACCAATTGGGGACTAAGTTCCTGCTTAATCCAGGCGTTAGTTGGAATGTAACCGATTCGATAGAACTCGATGTGTCGCATGTCTACCGCACCATGGATGTGGATGACGCACGCTTGTTCACCGCCAATTTAAGTGACCTAAGATTGAGCTGGTATATCGATATTCACAACTTTATTCGACTATCTAGCGTTTACACCCATATTGAAAGAGATCCGAGCCTTTACCTATACAGCTCACCGAATAAGGTGCAGCAAGACTTGGGTAACGAGATCCTTTATGGCTACAAGCTTAACCCACAGAGCGTATTTTATGTAGGCTACTCTGATGGCTTAAAATCTAACGATTCTATTGACTCATTAATGAAAACTGAAGAAACCTATTTCATGAAAATGAGTTACGCCTGGATCCTCTAG